One genomic region from Arthrobacter pigmenti encodes:
- a CDS encoding ABC transporter ATP-binding protein: MNTTYNPALNLEGVTLEYPDGENGTLKALDNVNLSAAAGTVTALVGPSGSGKSSLLAVAATLIHSTSGRVSIGGIDVTTLHDRDRTKLRSEKIGIIFQQPNLLPSLTAVEQLVIAEHLRGNSSKDARSRAMEMLDVVGLAESARRRPHQLSGGQRQRVNIARALMGHPAVLLVDEPTAALDHERSESVVRLLCSITREFDVATVMVTHDTEFVPLSDAVATMRDGSLTVPRLIAA; this comes from the coding sequence ATGAACACCACCTATAACCCGGCCCTCAACCTTGAGGGTGTCACGCTCGAATATCCCGACGGGGAGAACGGAACTCTCAAGGCACTCGACAATGTCAATCTCTCCGCCGCTGCCGGTACCGTCACCGCGCTGGTTGGCCCCTCCGGCTCTGGAAAGTCCAGCCTCCTGGCCGTCGCGGCGACCCTGATACACTCCACCAGCGGCCGGGTCAGCATCGGCGGGATTGACGTCACAACGTTGCATGACAGGGATCGAACCAAACTGCGCAGCGAGAAGATTGGGATCATCTTCCAGCAACCGAATCTGCTTCCTTCACTGACAGCCGTTGAACAACTGGTCATCGCCGAGCATCTCCGCGGTAACTCCTCCAAAGACGCCAGGTCCCGTGCGATGGAGATGCTTGATGTCGTCGGGCTCGCCGAATCCGCGCGCCGCCGCCCGCATCAACTGTCAGGAGGGCAACGCCAGCGGGTCAATATCGCCCGGGCCCTGATGGGCCACCCGGCGGTCCTGCTCGTGGATGAGCCCACCGCAGCCCTGGACCATGAGCGCTCCGAGTCGGTCGTGCGCCTGTTGTGCAGCATCACCCGGGAATTCGACGTAGCCACCGTCATGGTCACCCATGACACCGAATTCGTCCCCCTCTCTGATGCCGTTGCCACCATGCGTGACGGCAGTCTTACCGTTCCCCGACTCATCGCCGCATAA
- a CDS encoding GlsB/YeaQ/YmgE family stress response membrane protein: protein MAIIGFLIAGLIIGAIARLIKPGKQNLGWIATLLLGVVGSLIGGIIANLLGTGGIFELNIIGFIVAVVASVLLIGVAESMSGRKNRSVRR from the coding sequence ATGGCTATTATCGGATTCCTCATTGCGGGACTCATCATCGGCGCTATCGCGCGGCTCATTAAACCGGGCAAGCAGAACCTGGGTTGGATCGCCACGCTTCTGCTCGGCGTTGTCGGTTCGCTGATCGGCGGCATCATCGCGAACCTGCTTGGCACCGGCGGCATCTTCGAACTCAACATCATCGGCTTCATCGTCGCCGTCGTAGCGTCCGTGCTGCTGATCGGCGTCGCAGAGTCGATGTCCGGCCGCAAGAACCGCAGCGTCCGCCGGTAA
- a CDS encoding LacI family DNA-binding transcriptional regulator — translation MARKTANRRVGITDVAQRAGVSLASVSRVMNGNFSVDPDIAARVRAAAAELNYQPNAVGRSLALGKTDTIGVVVPDLANPTFQGMLRGVSRAAAQDGYRVLIADSSEVSSEESILAGEARRRCDGVVLCAPRMNEAELEALLPSLRPLVLINRSTADTQTPSLVVDYGQGVQDLAAHLVSLGHTKLAFLSGPERSVSNQARLQGLEKFSVDHPGIELAVLPAGSSFESGHGSAESVLETGATGVLAFNDLVAMGLLSGLHERGVSVPGQISITGFDDIPFANYTTPPLTTAAVPINDIGEQAWHEMRRLLGDGGTEPSHTTFQPELIQRGSTGPAPR, via the coding sequence ATGGCCAGGAAAACAGCTAACCGCAGGGTGGGCATCACCGACGTCGCGCAGCGGGCCGGGGTGTCGCTGGCCTCGGTCTCGCGCGTCATGAACGGGAACTTCTCGGTGGACCCGGACATCGCCGCCCGCGTGCGGGCCGCAGCGGCAGAGCTGAACTACCAGCCCAACGCGGTGGGCCGCAGCCTGGCGCTCGGGAAGACGGACACCATCGGCGTCGTTGTACCGGACCTCGCCAACCCAACCTTCCAGGGCATGCTCCGTGGGGTAAGCCGCGCGGCCGCGCAGGATGGCTACCGCGTACTCATCGCCGACTCGTCCGAGGTGTCCAGCGAAGAGTCCATCCTGGCGGGCGAAGCACGACGGCGGTGTGACGGCGTCGTGCTCTGCGCCCCGCGCATGAATGAGGCGGAGCTTGAGGCGCTGCTTCCCTCGCTGCGCCCGCTGGTGCTCATCAATCGCTCGACGGCGGACACGCAGACCCCCAGCCTCGTGGTCGATTACGGGCAGGGCGTCCAGGATCTGGCGGCGCACCTGGTGAGCCTCGGCCACACCAAACTCGCGTTCCTTTCGGGGCCCGAACGAAGCGTTTCCAACCAGGCCCGCCTACAGGGACTGGAGAAGTTCAGCGTGGACCATCCGGGGATTGAGCTGGCTGTCCTTCCCGCCGGCTCCAGCTTCGAGTCCGGCCACGGCTCGGCGGAAAGCGTGCTTGAAACCGGAGCAACAGGGGTACTGGCGTTCAACGACCTCGTGGCCATGGGGCTGCTCAGCGGCCTCCACGAGCGCGGCGTCAGCGTCCCAGGGCAGATTTCGATTACCGGGTTCGACGACATTCCGTTCGCCAACTACACCACTCCTCCGCTCACCACTGCTGCCGTGCCGATCAACGACATCGGCGAGCAGGCCTGGCACGAGATGCGCCGACTCCTCGGCGACGGCGGAACCGAGCCCTCCCACACCACGTTCCAACCGGAGCTGATACAACGTGGGAGCACCGGGCCCGCACCCCGCTGA
- a CDS encoding Re/Si-specific NAD(P)(+) transhydrogenase subunit alpha, with product MLVGVKRETRPGERRVAATPATVRQLAKLGLEVVIESEAGTHAGHDDAAYREAGADVVPRLGQVDVLCHVAPLTPDEAGALKPGTITVGLASPSAELQTVNALANAGATAFALELIPRISRAQSMDALSSQSLVAGYRAVLEAAIRFPRFFPLYMTAAGTVPPARVVVLGAGVAGLQAIGTAKRLGARVSAYDVRPASADEVTSLGGTFIHLDLDTIEGAGGYAREMSEDRAERQRELLAPHIAAADVLITTAAIPGRPAPLLVTTKMVAGMRAGAVVVDLAAETGGNVEGTKAGHDVVVPGIGGNVTLVGMKDAASAMAADASRLFAANVANLVELMTVEGRVVPDFEDDVVAGACLTHEGKVRHQPTEAALRGV from the coding sequence GTGCTGGTTGGAGTGAAACGGGAAACCAGACCCGGCGAGCGGCGCGTTGCGGCCACACCCGCGACGGTCCGCCAACTCGCCAAACTGGGGCTGGAAGTCGTCATCGAGTCCGAGGCCGGAACCCATGCCGGGCACGACGACGCCGCCTACCGCGAGGCCGGTGCCGACGTCGTACCCCGCCTCGGTCAGGTCGACGTCCTCTGCCATGTGGCGCCGCTGACTCCGGACGAAGCTGGCGCGCTCAAGCCGGGCACCATCACCGTTGGTCTCGCCTCGCCGTCGGCTGAGCTGCAAACCGTGAACGCTCTTGCGAACGCCGGCGCCACAGCATTTGCCCTCGAACTGATTCCGCGGATCTCCCGCGCACAGTCCATGGACGCGCTGTCCTCCCAGTCCCTCGTGGCCGGCTACCGGGCCGTCCTCGAAGCCGCGATCCGCTTCCCCCGCTTCTTCCCCCTCTACATGACCGCAGCCGGGACCGTGCCGCCGGCGCGCGTGGTGGTGCTCGGCGCGGGCGTCGCGGGGTTGCAGGCGATCGGCACAGCCAAGCGGTTGGGCGCGCGGGTTTCCGCGTACGATGTCCGCCCCGCCTCCGCCGATGAAGTCACCTCACTCGGCGGCACCTTCATCCACCTCGACCTCGACACCATCGAGGGCGCCGGCGGGTACGCCCGCGAAATGAGCGAGGACCGCGCCGAACGTCAACGCGAACTCCTTGCCCCGCACATTGCCGCCGCGGACGTCCTCATTACGACGGCGGCCATCCCCGGCCGGCCCGCACCCCTGCTGGTGACTACCAAGATGGTGGCCGGGATGCGTGCCGGGGCTGTCGTGGTCGACCTGGCCGCCGAGACCGGGGGCAACGTGGAAGGCACAAAGGCGGGGCACGACGTCGTCGTACCGGGGATCGGCGGGAATGTCACCCTGGTGGGGATGAAGGACGCTGCCTCAGCGATGGCTGCGGACGCCTCGCGCCTGTTTGCCGCGAACGTTGCCAACCTCGTGGAGCTCATGACGGTGGAGGGCCGCGTGGTGCCTGACTTCGAGGACGACGTCGTTGCCGGCGCCTGCCTCACGCACGAGGGCAAGGTGCGCCACCAACCCACCGAAGCCGCACTGAGAGGAGTCTGA
- a CDS encoding response regulator — MSEIRILLVDDHPVVRAGLRAMLGELDGVIIAAEAADGAEAIVALKRAQTLGERIDVVLMDLQMGAGMDGVTATREIQKLPAGPPVLILTTYDTDADILAAVEAGASGYMLKDAPPEQIHQAVQRAAAGQTALAPEVAARLMGRLQNPVTALSSRELQLVELLATGASNREISRQLFISEATVKTHLVHIYEKLGVDNRTAAIAVARERRIIRD, encoded by the coding sequence ATGAGTGAGATCCGGATCCTGCTGGTCGATGATCATCCAGTGGTGAGGGCAGGGTTACGTGCCATGCTCGGCGAACTCGACGGCGTGATCATCGCAGCAGAAGCAGCCGACGGCGCCGAGGCCATAGTGGCGCTCAAACGCGCCCAGACCCTCGGTGAGCGGATCGACGTCGTGCTGATGGATTTGCAGATGGGTGCCGGCATGGACGGGGTAACTGCCACCCGCGAGATCCAAAAGCTACCCGCCGGTCCACCCGTGCTCATTCTGACCACCTACGATACCGACGCAGACATTCTCGCCGCTGTCGAAGCAGGGGCGAGTGGTTACATGCTCAAGGACGCACCACCCGAGCAGATCCATCAAGCAGTCCAACGCGCGGCCGCGGGTCAAACCGCGCTCGCCCCCGAAGTGGCTGCCCGGTTGATGGGACGCCTTCAGAACCCGGTGACAGCCTTGAGCAGCCGCGAGCTGCAACTCGTCGAACTGCTCGCGACCGGTGCATCCAACCGCGAAATCTCCAGACAACTCTTCATCAGTGAAGCCACGGTCAAAACCCACCTCGTCCACATCTACGAGAAGCTGGGCGTGGATAACCGGACGGCAGCGATCGCCGTCGCACGAGAGCGCCGCATCATCCGGGATTGA
- a CDS encoding NAD(P) transhydrogenase subunit alpha, protein MDLPTLLTVVVLAVFVGFEVVSKVTSTLHTPLMSGANAIHGIILIGAILVAGQTTEPLPLVLALLAVLLATANLVGGFVVTDRMLHMFRGRNPAKDNAAKPGTSPKEPSA, encoded by the coding sequence ATGGACCTACCCACCCTGCTCACCGTGGTGGTGCTCGCCGTCTTTGTCGGGTTCGAGGTGGTCTCGAAAGTGACGAGCACCCTCCACACGCCGCTGATGTCCGGTGCCAACGCAATCCACGGGATCATCCTGATCGGCGCAATCCTCGTGGCCGGTCAGACCACCGAGCCGCTGCCGCTGGTGCTCGCGCTCCTCGCCGTGCTCCTCGCAACGGCCAACCTGGTGGGCGGGTTCGTGGTCACCGACCGCATGCTGCACATGTTCCGGGGTCGAAATCCCGCCAAAGACAATGCAGCGAAGCCCGGAACGTCGCCGAAGGAGCCCAGCGCATGA
- a CDS encoding sensor histidine kinase translates to MPVQSSTGAAVTGELVLRILRIGLHIGFAVLLTVGTVRMLVSEQGSAGKYGGLVLAGTLAAVYLVGTLAEKRAAEGRPIWGNVDAGRYGPAWLAVITGLWAFVLVIHPDFSWLAFPLFFLHLHLLKTGHAIAAVAAITVVVMAAQWYHNGELHIAMVLGPVLGAGFAVIMGLAYQALHAESVNQRRALEDLHRTRTELAHSQHEAGALAERERLAREIHDTLAQGLSSIVLISRAADAALEADQVDLAQERVRIIHATAAENLTEARRFVRGLSTGQIEEGSLVQSLRRTCDSTERQAAARGQNLRCRFKVDGEPTLLPAPYEVALLRAAQSAMSNVAIHAQASTSVLSLSFVGSDVTLDVFDDGIGFNAAETLSTPTQRADGSGFGLISIRERVAALNGSLDIESTPGEGTVIAIRLPLAEHLGDAETDTGKESHE, encoded by the coding sequence ATGCCTGTCCAAAGTTCGACCGGTGCTGCCGTCACCGGCGAGTTGGTGCTGCGCATTTTGCGCATTGGGCTGCATATCGGTTTTGCAGTGCTGCTCACCGTGGGCACAGTCCGGATGCTTGTGAGTGAACAGGGATCGGCAGGCAAGTATGGCGGTTTAGTGCTGGCCGGGACGCTGGCTGCGGTCTATTTGGTCGGCACACTGGCCGAGAAGCGGGCGGCCGAGGGTCGTCCAATCTGGGGAAACGTTGATGCGGGTCGATACGGTCCCGCATGGCTGGCCGTCATCACTGGCTTGTGGGCGTTCGTGCTTGTCATCCATCCTGACTTTTCCTGGCTGGCGTTCCCGCTGTTCTTCCTGCATCTTCACTTACTGAAAACAGGTCATGCCATCGCCGCGGTCGCTGCGATCACCGTCGTCGTGATGGCCGCACAGTGGTACCACAACGGTGAACTGCACATTGCCATGGTTCTTGGTCCGGTCCTCGGAGCCGGTTTCGCGGTCATCATGGGCCTTGCCTACCAGGCGCTCCATGCCGAAAGCGTCAACCAGCGTCGGGCTTTGGAGGACCTGCACCGCACCCGGACCGAGCTCGCACACAGCCAACACGAAGCCGGCGCCCTGGCCGAACGCGAACGGTTGGCCCGCGAAATCCACGACACCCTTGCTCAGGGACTGTCCAGCATTGTGCTGATTTCCCGGGCGGCCGACGCGGCGCTCGAAGCTGATCAAGTCGACCTGGCGCAGGAGCGGGTCAGGATCATCCATGCGACAGCCGCAGAGAACCTGACCGAGGCTCGCCGCTTTGTCCGTGGTTTGAGCACCGGGCAGATAGAGGAAGGTTCGCTGGTTCAAAGCCTTCGCCGCACCTGTGATAGCACTGAACGGCAGGCGGCGGCCCGGGGGCAAAATTTGCGGTGCCGTTTCAAGGTTGATGGTGAACCCACCCTGTTGCCGGCGCCCTATGAGGTGGCCCTGCTGCGCGCGGCTCAATCGGCGATGTCCAATGTGGCTATCCATGCCCAGGCATCCACTTCCGTACTTTCCTTGAGTTTCGTTGGATCGGACGTGACGCTGGACGTTTTCGACGACGGCATCGGGTTCAACGCCGCTGAAACCCTGAGTACGCCCACACAACGCGCGGACGGTTCCGGGTTCGGCCTGATATCCATCCGCGAACGGGTGGCCGCGCTGAACGGCAGCCTGGATATTGAGTCAACGCCTGGCGAAGGGACTGTCATAGCCATCCGCCTGCCCCTGGCTGAGCACCTCGGTGATGCTGAAACGGACACCGGCAAGGAAAGCCATGAGTGA
- a CDS encoding ABC transporter permease, whose protein sequence is MYLALRDIRFAKGRFALMGSVVALISLLLVMLSGLTAGLANQSTSGIEQINATTIAFGAPAGNEPKASYTESQVTAKQVNLWEQAAGVSRAEPLGITQTRLQSGGTTNVAVFAADPDGELAPAALEKGEVAVSAQIAEDLDIAVGDTVLISGTELHVAGIIDNQWYSHTPVVWAALSDWRDFAHVSDPDVTGTVIAANYDGDAAGAVAVEDIDAAAETVSTTKTGSFSALGSFSSENGSLTMMQGFLYGISALVIVAFLTVWTVQRTRDIAVLKALGGSNGYVLKDAITQAAIVLLAGATLGGGLGVIGGIFAAQAAPFLTTAATTLLPITGIILLGLAGSAIAVRRVTKVDPLIALGGN, encoded by the coding sequence ATGTATCTAGCTCTGCGGGATATCCGCTTCGCTAAGGGCCGGTTCGCGCTGATGGGATCGGTGGTCGCGTTGATCAGTCTGCTCTTGGTCATGCTCTCCGGGCTCACGGCCGGCCTGGCCAATCAATCGACGTCCGGAATCGAGCAGATCAACGCAACCACCATTGCGTTCGGCGCCCCAGCCGGCAACGAACCCAAGGCTTCCTACACTGAATCGCAAGTCACCGCGAAGCAAGTGAACCTATGGGAGCAGGCCGCTGGAGTGAGCCGTGCGGAACCGCTGGGCATCACGCAGACCCGTTTGCAGTCCGGGGGAACCACCAACGTGGCAGTCTTCGCTGCCGACCCCGACGGCGAACTCGCACCGGCAGCACTGGAGAAGGGTGAAGTAGCCGTTAGTGCCCAGATTGCCGAAGACCTGGATATCGCCGTCGGTGACACCGTACTGATCAGCGGCACTGAGCTGCACGTCGCCGGGATCATCGATAACCAGTGGTACAGCCACACCCCGGTGGTGTGGGCCGCGTTGTCTGACTGGCGGGACTTCGCCCATGTGTCGGATCCGGATGTCACCGGTACCGTCATCGCAGCCAACTACGACGGCGATGCCGCTGGTGCGGTAGCCGTCGAGGACATTGATGCAGCGGCAGAAACGGTCAGCACAACGAAGACCGGCAGTTTCTCCGCGCTGGGTTCCTTTTCTTCGGAGAACGGCTCGCTGACAATGATGCAGGGCTTCCTCTACGGGATCTCCGCGCTGGTGATCGTTGCCTTCCTCACGGTCTGGACTGTCCAGCGCACCAGGGACATTGCCGTGCTCAAGGCACTCGGCGGTTCCAACGGATACGTATTGAAGGACGCCATTACCCAAGCCGCCATCGTGCTGCTTGCCGGTGCAACGCTCGGCGGCGGGCTCGGCGTCATCGGTGGAATATTCGCCGCACAGGCCGCACCCTTTCTCACCACAGCAGCAACCACGCTGCTGCCCATCACCGGCATTATCCTGCTCGGCCTCGCAGGCTCCGCCATCGCTGTCCGTCGCGTCACGAAGGTCGACCCGCTGATCGCGCTCGGCGGCAACTAG
- a CDS encoding NAD(P)(+) transhydrogenase (Re/Si-specific) subunit beta produces the protein MNLLTAEATALLYLVVAVCFILALKGLSSPRTARRGNLIGAAGAALAVVTVFFSVRLENLPAILVAIVIGAGIAAPIARRVQMTQMPQLVALFNGVGGGAAALVAILELAEHDDGWVRAAVVFTLVVGAVSFSGSAVTVAKLQELMTTRPVVFGGMRWVMTAVVVVLLVAAVLVIATGSVVWATVLLLLGLVGGVLLVLPVGGADVPIVISLLNAFTGLAVAASGVVLNNVLLLVAGTLVGASGTILTRAMASAMGRGVAGILFGAFRGGSTAGGGAVSERPVRSSGPEDVAVMLGYAQRVVIVPGYGLAVSQGQHTIAELADALEARGVEVSFAIHPVAGRMPGHMNVLLAEANVPYESLKEMSEVNPEFRNMDVALVVGANDVVNPAAKTSPGSPIYGMPILEVGDAGQVVFLKRSMRPGFAGIENELLYSPKTTLLFGDAKDSLTKVLGAAKAL, from the coding sequence ATGAACCTCCTTACCGCCGAGGCAACTGCCCTGCTCTACCTCGTTGTGGCCGTGTGCTTCATCCTCGCCCTGAAGGGCCTGAGCTCCCCGCGCACAGCCCGCCGCGGCAACCTGATCGGCGCTGCGGGAGCTGCGCTCGCCGTCGTGACGGTCTTCTTCTCGGTCCGGCTCGAGAACCTGCCGGCAATCCTCGTGGCCATCGTCATCGGTGCAGGTATTGCCGCGCCGATAGCCCGACGCGTCCAGATGACCCAGATGCCCCAGCTCGTGGCCCTGTTCAACGGCGTCGGCGGCGGTGCTGCGGCCCTGGTGGCGATCCTCGAACTGGCCGAGCACGACGACGGCTGGGTGCGCGCCGCCGTCGTCTTCACCCTCGTGGTGGGTGCGGTCTCGTTCTCCGGTTCTGCCGTCACGGTCGCGAAATTACAGGAGCTGATGACCACCCGGCCCGTGGTGTTCGGGGGGATGCGCTGGGTGATGACGGCCGTCGTCGTCGTTCTGTTGGTGGCGGCGGTGTTGGTCATTGCGACCGGGAGCGTGGTGTGGGCTACGGTCCTGCTGCTGCTCGGGCTGGTGGGTGGCGTGCTGCTCGTGCTGCCGGTGGGCGGCGCGGACGTTCCCATTGTCATCTCGCTGCTGAATGCGTTCACCGGGCTGGCGGTCGCGGCGTCGGGCGTGGTGCTGAACAACGTGCTGCTGCTGGTCGCCGGAACACTGGTCGGGGCGAGCGGCACCATCCTCACCCGTGCCATGGCGTCCGCGATGGGACGGGGGGTGGCGGGCATCCTGTTCGGTGCTTTCCGGGGAGGTTCGACGGCGGGAGGCGGCGCCGTGAGCGAGCGGCCGGTGCGTTCGTCCGGGCCGGAGGATGTCGCCGTCATGCTTGGGTACGCGCAGCGGGTGGTGATCGTGCCGGGCTACGGGCTCGCAGTATCCCAGGGGCAGCACACCATCGCGGAGCTGGCGGATGCGCTGGAGGCCCGGGGCGTGGAGGTGTCCTTCGCGATCCACCCGGTGGCCGGCCGCATGCCAGGTCACATGAACGTTCTGCTGGCGGAGGCGAATGTGCCGTACGAGTCGCTGAAGGAGATGTCCGAAGTCAACCCTGAGTTCCGGAACATGGACGTGGCGCTGGTGGTGGGAGCGAACGACGTCGTCAATCCGGCTGCCAAGACCTCGCCGGGTTCGCCGATCTACGGGATGCCGATCCTCGAGGTGGGTGACGCCGGGCAGGTGGTGTTTCTGAAGCGGTCCATGCGTCCGGGATTCGCGGGAATCGAGAACGAGTTACTGTACTCGCCGAAGACCACGCTGCTGTTCGGTGACGCGAAGGATTCGCTGACGAAGGTGCTGGGGGCGGCGAAGGCGCTGTAG